The Juglans regia cultivar Chandler chromosome 2, Walnut 2.0, whole genome shotgun sequence genome includes a window with the following:
- the LOC109006122 gene encoding transcription elongation factor TFIIS-like: MLKAYCERVRKQLEDTFSGVASEADEGIRHDVEACDSVQVATSIESAIFLDRSCQRCLWKEKASTDMFKCERCGEHKCSYYQMQTRSADESMTTYVTCVNCNNHWKL, from the exons ATGCTAAAGGCTTACTGTGAAAGGGTTCGTAAACAGCTAGAGGACACTTTCTCCGGCGTTGCGAGTGAAGCCGATGAGGGCATTCGGCATGATGTAGAAGCATGTGACTCGGTTCAGGTTGCTACCTCCATAGAATCTGCAATCTTCTTGGACAGATCGTGCCAGAGGTGCTTGTGG aaagaaaaagccTCCACAGATATGTTCAAGTGTGAAAGGTGTGGTGAGCACAAGTGCAGTTACTATCAAATGCAGACAAGGAGTGCTGATGAGTCAATGACAACCTATGTGACATGCGTCAATTGCAATAATCACTGGAAGCTTTGA
- the LOC118347684 gene encoding uncharacterized protein LOC118347684: MEVPGGYKHFVWNALNNVLPTKNNLLKRKVTEDSLCPVCKREEKDVKHALWCCLAVADVWAEAESPVRKWRNQVQDFTSLWMELIKRLSKGCLERIVAIMRGIWGRRNAFVFENEFGCPSKMVRSALVFLEEYKEATLRMEGRHTRSEVSREDKRWKRPVPNKYKLNFDAAIDLTNRMIGIGIVVRDCNGEVMVVICTRKDHVFSPFIVECLALKRFIKLCKELGFWSVMMKGNAKGVIEAVLAEEKHESKNGQLIEDTKRLFAQGLHWTLGFIHRE; encoded by the coding sequence ATGGAAGTACCAGGGGGTTATAAgcattttgtttggaatgcttTGAATAATGTTCTACCCACAAAGAATAACCTGCTCAAAAGAAAGGTGACTGAGGATTCCTTGTGTCCGGTGTgtaaaagagaagagaaggatgTTAAGCATGCCTTGTGGTGCTGTCTTGCGGTGGCTGATGTGTGGGCTGAAGCTGAAAGTCCAGTGAGGAAGTGGAGGAATCAGGTGCAGGATTTCACTAGCTTGTGGATGGAGTTGATTAAAAGACTTTCTAAAGGTTGTTTGGAAAGAATTGTTGCTATCATGAGGGGTATTTGGGGAAGGAGGAatgcttttgtttttgaaaatgagtttgGTTGTCCCAGTAAAATGGTGAGATCTGCTTTGGTGTTCCTAGAGGAGTATAAGGAGGCAACTCTCAGAATGGAGGGAAGGCATACTAGAAGTGAGGTGAGCAGGGAAGATAAAAGATGGAAGAGACCTGTGCCAAATAAATACAAGCTTAATTTTGACGCTGCGATTGATTTGACGAACAGGATGATAGGCATAGGAATTGTAGTAAGGGACTGTAATGGTGAGGTTATGGTTGTTATCTGCACCAGGAAAGATCATGTTTTTTCTCCCTTTATTGTTGAGTGTCTAGCCTTAAAGAGATTCATAAAACTCTGCAAGGAGCTTGGGTTTTGGTCTGTCATGATGAAGGGGAATGCAAAAGGGGTGATAGAGGCAGTGCTAGCTGAGGAGAAACATGAGTCTAAGAATGGACAGCTGATCGAGGATACAAAGAGATTGTTCGCACAAGGTCTTCATTGGACTTTGGGTTTTATACATAGAGAATGA
- the LOC118347685 gene encoding uncharacterized mitochondrial protein AtMg00310-like, producing the protein MVKAVLQAIPTYSMSVFKLPKKLCSDLEAMISRFWWENNRTETGIHWKKWEMFGVSKAAGGLGFRSIECFNRAMLAKQGWRLVQGQDSLVARIYNEKYLKGQFFTAAKLGRSPSLIWRSFWEVKDVVERGLRWRVGNERNIMIWGQKWLPSPISYCVQSPVQVLAANAKVAELIDEERKEWKVDLVARVFNKEEAEMICAIPIRCLWAADRMLWGFSKKGKFTVKSAYHADVQLKIERKGSSS; encoded by the coding sequence ATGGTGAAGGCTGTATTGCAAGCCATCCCTACTTATTCTATGAGTGTGTTCAAATTGCCAAAGAAACTGTGTAGTGACTTAGAGGCTATGATCTCAAGGTTTTGGTGGGAAAACAATAGGACAGAGACGGGTATTCATTGGAAGAAATGGGAGATGTTCGGGGTCTCTAAAGCAGCGGGTGGTCTTGGTTTTAGGAGTATAGAGTGCTTTAATAGAGCCATGTTGgctaaacaaggatggagaTTGGTCCAGGGGCAAGATTCACTGGTGGCCCgtatttataatgaaaaatacttgaaagGTCAGTTCTTCACTGCAGCAAAATTAGGGAGATCCCCTTCTCTGATTTGGCGAAGTTTTTGGGAGGTGAAGGATGTGGTTGAAAGGGGTCTGAGGTGGAGGGTGGGAAATGAAAGGAATATCATGATATGGGGCCAAAAATGGCTTCCTTCTCCTATTTCTTATTGTGTTCAATCTCCTGTCCAAGTTCTAGCAGCAAATGCAAAGGTGGCTGAATTAATTGACGAGGAAAGGAAGGAATGGAAAGTGGATTTGGTTGCTAGGGTGTTTAATAAGGAAGAAGCTGAAATGATTTGTGCTATTCCCATTAGATGTCTTTGGGCAGCTGATAGGATGCTTTGGGGTTTCTCAAAGAAGGGTAAGTTCACTGTAAAAAGTGCTTACCATGCTGATGTGCAATTAAAGATAGAAAGGAAAGGGAGTTCCTCTTAA